One part of the Flavobacterium johnsoniae UW101 genome encodes these proteins:
- a CDS encoding NAD-dependent epimerase/dehydratase family protein — MVLVTGGTGLVGSHLLLHLIENGENVRAIYRSQNNIEKTKSVFELYKKTELFEKIEWLEADILDIPSLEIAFNGIEYVYHCAALISFDPKDEEALRKTNIEGTANIVNFSIAREIKKFCFVSSIAALGDLAAHETYITEETDWNPEKPHSDYAISKYGAEMEVWRGHQEGLDVIIINPGVILGPIPKEKSKQQGSSELYAKVANGLSFYTLGNTGFISVDDVVKTALQLMKSDIKNERFTLIADNIVFKDILNTIADALNVKRPHRHAKPALMNFLWIADGIFSTLFFQKRRLTKATAKASYSKNLYSNEKIKTALGTVFLDVHEYVKNISKL, encoded by the coding sequence ATGGTATTAGTAACAGGAGGAACAGGTTTAGTTGGTTCGCATTTATTACTTCATTTAATTGAAAATGGAGAAAATGTAAGGGCAATTTATCGCAGTCAAAATAATATTGAAAAAACAAAATCGGTTTTTGAATTATACAAAAAAACAGAATTGTTTGAAAAAATAGAATGGCTTGAAGCCGATATTCTGGACATACCTTCTCTCGAAATTGCTTTTAACGGCATTGAGTATGTTTACCATTGTGCTGCTTTAATTTCTTTTGATCCTAAAGATGAAGAAGCACTTCGAAAAACCAATATCGAAGGAACAGCTAATATTGTCAACTTTTCTATTGCCAGAGAAATTAAAAAATTCTGTTTTGTGAGTTCCATTGCTGCGCTGGGAGATTTAGCAGCTCATGAAACTTATATTACCGAAGAAACAGATTGGAATCCTGAAAAACCACATAGTGATTATGCCATTTCAAAATATGGTGCCGAAATGGAAGTATGGCGCGGACATCAGGAAGGTTTAGATGTTATTATTATTAATCCGGGTGTTATTTTAGGTCCAATTCCGAAAGAGAAAAGCAAACAACAAGGAAGTTCTGAATTGTATGCAAAAGTTGCAAACGGACTTTCCTTTTACACACTTGGAAATACTGGTTTTATTTCTGTGGATGATGTTGTAAAAACTGCTCTTCAGCTAATGAAAAGCGATATTAAAAACGAACGATTTACTTTAATTGCCGATAATATTGTCTTTAAAGATATTCTAAACACAATTGCAGATGCATTAAACGTTAAAAGACCACATCGTCATGCAAAACCCGCTTTAATGAATTTCCTTTGGATTGCCGACGGCATATTTTCGACTTTATTTTTTCAAAAAAGAAGACTGACTAAAGCTACAGCAAAAGCTTCTTATTCTAAAAATCTATATTCAAATGAAAAAATAAAAACCGCTCTGGGAACGGTTTTTCTAGATGTACATGAATATGTAAAAAATATTTCGAAGCTGTAA
- the tyrS gene encoding tyrosine--tRNA ligase gives MKNLVEELKWRGLYHDSMPGTEEQLLKEVTSAYIGFDPTADSLHIGSMVQIILLVHLKNFGHQPIALVGGATGMIGDPSGKSDERNLLNEETLAKNVAGIKSVLSRFLDFNSKEQNAPIMVNNYDWMKEFSFIDFAREVGKRITVNYMMAKDSVKKRINGEGEGMSFTEFTYQLIQGYDFYHLYKNNNCLLQMGGSDQWGNITTGTELVRRMGGENAKAFALTTPLITKADGSKFGKSEGGNVWLDADKTSVYKFYQFWVNATDADAEKYIKIFTFLDKETIDALIAEHQTAPHLRILQKKLAEEITIFVHSKEELEKAIQASNILFGNSTADDLKKLDEKTFLEVFDGVPQAEIAKADLENGLDIVTVLNEKTGFFKSNGEARRALTANSISVNREKIKEDFVLTANDLINNQFVLLQSGKKNYFVIRVV, from the coding sequence ATGAAGAATCTAGTTGAAGAATTAAAATGGCGCGGTTTGTACCATGATAGCATGCCAGGAACGGAAGAACAATTGCTAAAAGAGGTAACATCGGCCTATATTGGTTTTGATCCAACGGCAGATTCACTGCATATAGGCAGTATGGTTCAGATTATTTTATTGGTACATTTAAAGAATTTTGGTCATCAGCCAATTGCTCTTGTGGGCGGTGCGACCGGAATGATTGGTGACCCATCTGGGAAATCTGACGAAAGAAATCTGCTTAACGAAGAAACCCTGGCTAAAAATGTTGCCGGCATTAAAAGTGTTTTGTCTCGTTTCTTAGACTTTAATTCAAAAGAACAAAATGCCCCAATTATGGTAAATAACTATGATTGGATGAAAGAATTCTCGTTTATTGATTTTGCTCGTGAGGTTGGAAAACGCATTACAGTAAATTATATGATGGCGAAAGATTCTGTTAAAAAAAGAATCAATGGAGAAGGTGAGGGAATGTCTTTTACAGAGTTTACTTATCAATTAATTCAGGGTTACGATTTTTATCATTTATATAAAAATAATAACTGCCTTTTGCAAATGGGAGGTTCTGACCAATGGGGAAATATTACCACGGGAACAGAATTAGTACGCAGAATGGGCGGGGAAAATGCAAAAGCTTTTGCTTTAACAACACCTTTAATTACAAAAGCGGACGGATCTAAATTTGGAAAATCTGAAGGAGGAAATGTTTGGCTGGATGCTGATAAAACTTCAGTGTACAAATTTTACCAGTTTTGGGTAAATGCTACAGATGCTGATGCTGAAAAATATATCAAGATATTTACTTTCTTAGATAAAGAAACAATTGATGCTTTAATTGCTGAGCACCAAACTGCTCCTCATTTAAGAATTCTGCAAAAGAAATTAGCTGAAGAAATCACGATTTTTGTTCACAGTAAAGAAGAATTAGAAAAAGCAATTCAGGCTTCGAATATTTTATTTGGAAATTCAACTGCTGACGATTTGAAAAAACTAGATGAAAAGACTTTCTTAGAAGTTTTTGATGGGGTTCCACAGGCTGAAATCGCAAAAGCAGATCTAGAAAACGGATTGGATATTGTTACTGTTTTAAATGAAAAAACAGGTTTCTTTAAATCTAACGGAGAAGCAAGACGTGCCTTAACTGCAAATTCTATTTCTGTAAACAGAGAAAAAATAAAAGAAGATTTTGTTTTAACTGCAAATGATTTAATTAATAATCAGTTTGTGTTATTACAAAGCGGTAAAAAGAATTATTTTGTAATTCGAGTGGTTTAA
- a CDS encoding DUF4296 domain-containing protein, which translates to MKNCLIILLVLFLSVSCKKEVVKQPAKLIEKEKMIDIMYDLSLLEAMRYQHQELIDSTETNPTKFILKKYKVDSLQFAQNNMYYAADYENYKDMFDEVGKRLAKVQRATDSIVKIEDKKAAKEAKKKKKEVLKDSIKKAEPVIKSIDSLKKAKRKQLRK; encoded by the coding sequence ATGAAGAATTGTTTAATAATACTATTAGTTTTGTTTCTTTCTGTAAGTTGTAAAAAAGAGGTTGTAAAACAGCCTGCAAAACTTATCGAGAAAGAAAAAATGATTGATATTATGTATGATTTGTCTCTTTTAGAAGCAATGAGATATCAGCATCAGGAACTAATAGACTCTACTGAAACAAACCCAACAAAATTTATATTGAAAAAATATAAAGTTGATAGTTTACAATTTGCACAAAATAATATGTATTATGCCGCAGATTATGAGAACTATAAAGATATGTTTGATGAGGTAGGAAAGCGATTGGCCAAAGTTCAAAGAGCAACTGATTCTATAGTTAAAATCGAAGATAAAAAAGCGGCTAAAGAGGCAAAAAAGAAAAAGAAAGAAGTTCTAAAAGATTCGATCAAAAAAGCAGAACCTGTAATAAAAAGCATCGATTCGCTAAAAAAAGCAAAAAGAAAACAATTAAGAAAGTAA